The DNA region GGGGAGAGTAAAACTGAATAATTGCCTCTCCCTCTGGATTTTTACCCCACCAAATCGTGTTGCTAGAAAGCCATCCAGATGTAGCAGTTTTACTTGTGAAGGCTTTCTCGACTGCTTCAGGGGAAAGAAATTTGTACTTAGATTTTTTGCCTTCGTGTTCGACTAAAATAAACTGTCCTTTGAGGATAACTAACTGCGCTAGTAACTCATCTTGGGGAATATTTGCAAGCAGAATTTGCGATATACTTTCTAAGTTAATTCTTGGTAATATATTTGTATCTACATTCATGCTTTTGATGCTTGATTCCAAATTTTGACTGCTGCTTTTCGAGCAGGAAGGGATGTTTCTAGAAAGTGGGTAAGCTTATTTGATTTTTCCATCATCGAGACGGCTTCTTTCCACTTTTGATTGAGAAACATGATATTCTCATAAGTCCATTCCAGCCAATCGCTTGTTTCACACGTAACATCTAGCCAGATATTTTCAGTCGAGTAATCTATAATTCGTATGGCTGTATCTAAATAGTGAAGAGGACTTTTATAACGACGGCATAGCTTGACAAGTTTATTGAAGTAAATTCCTTCTGCTAGAGCAATATAATCAGGAGTAAAACCAAAATTTAGTTCCCATTGACTTATATTGTACCCTTGCCCCATCAACGACAGTAGGAACTTTTCTGAGTATTCTAGTTCCTCAAAATCTTCATACCACCACTCAACTCTTTGTGGTGAGACAGGAATACTATTATATTCGGAACTAGACTCAATCTCATCGATATATTCTATTGGGAATAGATGATCATTCACCAATTGAATAAATTCAATTTCTCTATCTATGTAGGCACTTGTTGGATGTGATTGTTTATCAATAGTAATGGTTGATTCTAGCCATTGTTCTGGGAATATTTTTTGATACAGACTTAAAAAATTTACTCGTTCGGAGAGATTTTCTAGGTAGATAATTGCTGTTAAACAAGTAATGGGTATTTTGAATGATTGTATGTTCGCAAGCATAATTAATCAGCCGCCATAACTCATAGCGGCTATAAATTTGTTATTACAGTACGGGATATTTACTCGTGGCAGCAGGTTGATGCTTAAGGCTTCGAGTTACTTTTTCGATGTAGGTTTCCCAATTTTGACCGAGCTTGATAGCTTTTTCTATCTCAGGTTGTAGGGTAATTAAATTTTCGAGACTAATTTGATTTTTTATCTCCAGAAGCTTTATCTGCCACCCTAACTTTAGTGCAGGATTTATTTCTTCAGAACTATTTTTCAATTCTCTGAATTGACTTCCCTTAGTACCTGCTTTTTTTACCAGACGAATTGAAACTGTATCATCAGTTGTTTGTCGTTCAATTTCGGCATTAGCATATTCTGGAAAGTAGACGCTAATGGCTGTTTTGAGGGTATTGTCATCTTGGGCGATCGCCTCATCAAGAGAAATTTCTTGTCCTTCGATAATCGCAATGTACTTCATGGTAATTAAAATAGTGACAGTTGGTTGTTAGGCGCGGGTGTTTTGTCTTTATCTTCAGACAGGTTACGCTTTTGTACTTGTCTTGATTGTTCCTGTCTATTCTGATGTATAGTCTGCTTTTCCATCCTTTGCTTGCAGATATCTAACATCTTTGGTAAAGATTTTTCTAAATCCTGTAACAAGTTATTTATGACAGGATGAGATGTTATCTCAGCAAGGTTCATCGTCTTGATAATTGGAGGTGCGCCTTTGATTCCAATTGAGACAATTACTGTTTCAGAGTTTGGTATTAGTTGAATGGTTATTAAGGTGGTTTTTGTGTCAGAATTGCCTAAATCTATCTCGGTAGATGAATCTTGGTTTATAACTTCAGTGTTTACTAATTCATCTAATGTTTCTTCTAAATCGCTATTCTCCTGAATATCAGGATTAAAATCTCTACTGCTATAACTGTCTTCAAGGTTAGTTACATTCTCGTCAGGTAATATTTGACTGCTCATAATTAAGAGAGATTGGCTAATCTAAATAAGGTGCGGATAGTAATACCTGTCTTGTTAAAAGACTGCCATTTGTAGGCGCATTCGCCTGATTTGTACTTAGGAGAAAGTTGGCTCCAGGTGTCCCATGCTCTAAATAAAATGGGACTAACACTATGAAGTGCCATCCCGACTTGAATCCACGAGTGGTAATCATCTGCAAATCGAGGGTGGATAACTTCAAGTAGTACAAGTGCGGTTTGGATATTTGTCTCGATTGAGGAAATTAAATGAGCGTATCTGTCTACTCCATATCTGCGGTTATATTTTTCTTGGGGTAGGTTAAACTTTCTTGCTTTCTCCTGTTTGGCAAGCATCTGAGCAATTACCCAGTCGGGGGCTATTTCTATTTGGCGCTCAGATGGACTACAGCCAGGAAGCCATCTGTAATTTCTGCCCTCTGGGTGAAAGGAGGGGGGAAGGATCGAGGCTAGGTTTTTGCCTCTAAATTCCAGGTGTTCATCCTTCCCAGTTTTGATTTTGCGAGATTTTACTTCCCAAGCTTTTGAATTTGGGATGAGGTATAAGCGCTGGCTGCGATATTTTCTCCCAGAGGTAAATGCAATTGTGGGAGGAAGGTATTTTTGAGCGCGATCGCACAACGATTCCATAGGAGTATCGCACAACGACTCCGTAGGAACATCGGTTGCTTCGGCGGGTATTATCTGGTTGAGTTCTTCTGGTTCTGTATGTTCGTTAATTTGAATAATTTGTCGCCAGGAGGTTTCGCCGTCGCAGTCAATAGCTACTAAATATCCTTGGGGATGATTAGAACCGCATACCAAGGCTACACCAGTGGGGGTGATCAATCTGTTATTTGTCCAAACTTTTAGGCGGCGGCGGACGAGTTCGGCTTGTAGTTCTCTGGGAGAGTAGGTATTTTTTTCCCATTCTTTCCCTAGAGGACGTTTACCAAAGGTAGGGACGATTCGCCATTCTTCGGGTAAGTTGTCAAGCGAAGATACCAAATGACGGATTTGGGCGTGCATGAATTCATGTGGCTAATTATTTCGATAATTCATGCACAGCTGCGTTAGTGAGTGTGGTGGTTTGATATTATGATTACGGTGCTAACTGATGGCCTGCTTCAACTAGCTTGGCAAGGGTATTTTGGTCAAACGCCTTTATGCCAGATACAAATTGTTGCCACTGCTGCCATTTCTCCTTTGAGTAAGCATGATTGGGGTCAAAGTTGCAGACTTCACAGAATTTATGAAAGTCAGCATTCCAATGAAACGTGCAAATGCCTGTTATTAAATAACTGATTTGTTGGTCGCTCATGAGTGATATTTTAGCTTCTGATTTCTGTTTTAAGCCAACCTTTGGTTAAGTGCATTTTCGACTTGATAAGTTCCAAGAGTACAGTTTGTATTGAAGGGAAACGTAGGAAATTCAAGATAATTATTCATGGTTTTTGTTACCTTGCACAGTACCATTATCCCGTCCCTACCCTTTTTTTCTTGATTGTGATAGTAGCTGATAACCTCAAACTCATTGTTACCAGCTTCAAATCTGCTTCCTACATATTGGGAGATAGCGTTTTTCCAATCTGGCTGCCAGAGCATGAGTGTATCTATTGCCATTGCTCTAATAACCGGGTTATCTACTTTAAGAAGGATATCTGGTAAGTAATGGCATTGTTTGGCAATTACCTCTCGTGCGTAATTTATTAGCCAATACTCGGCTTCTTTTAAGAGAGCTTTTGATTCGAGATTTTGGCACACTTCATCGTAAACTTTAGACATTAAATATGCCCTTTGTTCAAAAACCATCCCATTAGTTCGTAATTTTAAGTCTGATGGATAATTAATCATCAAATCAGCAAGCTCCTCACTGATTTGAGGGAGAGTATATTTTTCATTGTCTTGCTCTTTGG from Nostoc sp. GT001 includes:
- a CDS encoding bifunctional DNA primase/polymerase encodes the protein MHAQIRHLVSSLDNLPEEWRIVPTFGKRPLGKEWEKNTYSPRELQAELVRRRLKVWTNNRLITPTGVALVCGSNHPQGYLVAIDCDGETSWRQIIQINEHTEPEELNQIIPAEATDVPTESLCDTPMESLCDRAQKYLPPTIAFTSGRKYRSQRLYLIPNSKAWEVKSRKIKTGKDEHLEFRGKNLASILPPSFHPEGRNYRWLPGCSPSERQIEIAPDWVIAQMLAKQEKARKFNLPQEKYNRRYGVDRYAHLISSIETNIQTALVLLEVIHPRFADDYHSWIQVGMALHSVSPILFRAWDTWSQLSPKYKSGECAYKWQSFNKTGITIRTLFRLANLS